The DNA segment AGATAGATCAATCCTAATTTATATGGATTGCgggagtttttaaaattattttagcacCAAATTAAAACAAGCTTCAAGTGAggtttttttaaacataaaatgttATTACAAAATACTTGATGATTTAACATTACTGGAATTCCACAACCTAATTCCATTATCAGTGTCAAGATGTGTTGGCCCCAACTCTAATTCTCTAGCCAGTTATggtggctgggtaattctgggagttaaactcTAATTTATATGGACCATGACAGCTGCTGGAGTAAGATTCCCTCCAACTTATAGTCTTAATTTCCTTGCTGTCATTCAACAATGTGCTAATTTTGGATTCCAAGTTTTTTCCCCACCTTTTACTGTCCTGCCATTTCCCCTGGATACACAGCAAAACAGCCTGGAATCTGAACTACTTACCTGAAATCTTCCATTGATCTCAATGGGATTGACTTCTGCATGGATATATGTACAACTGTGCAcatgcagaggtgaaatccagcaggttctgacaggttctggagaaccgggggcggaaattttgagtagttgagagaactggcaaatatcacttctggctggtcccagagtagggtgggaatggagattttgcaatatccttctcctgccacacccaccaagccatgcccaagccacacccacagaacaagtagtaaaaaaaattggatttcacccactGGTCCACAGTTGATACTGTACCAGAAGGTCAGATACCCTTGGAATGAGGCAAATGACTCTAGGAAGATTGAGATCAAAGCCTATAAAGAAGGGCAAAGTCAGCCCAGGCATTTTGTGACGTGACGCAAAAGACATGATGCTGGGGGAAGTTATGGGTGGGAAAGCCCATAGAGAAACCCATCAGCTAAATTTTACTTCCCCACTAGCGACAGATTATCTTTTCTACCACTTGCAAAACAGCAGGGTACCATGTGAATGGTACAAAGCAAGTCAGGGGATCCACTTAGGCTTCCTCCCTCACCATCATGCCAACCATCAGTGTGCACTTTCTGAGATTGTTGTTCTACTCCGGATGGGAGGTAGCCAGAGAGTtagaaacacatttttttaaccttttagtaAATGTCAAAAGCCATATCATCATAAAAGGTTGTAGGGATCTAATATTAGGTTGGAACATCTAGTATCCATACTTAATTAAAAGTTGCTTGGGCACAAGTTTCTTTGTATTATACTACAAGTTTAAGAAGTTAAGTTGCCTTCACTCAGACTATTTGCCATTAATTCCGATACCTTCTGTTTTAACTAGCAGCAACTCTCCAGTGACTGAGCCATACAGGCTTAGCCGCCCTCTGCTATTCAGTGCCTTTTTAAATGGAAGGGCCAAAGCATATGTTGAGTTACTTCCCTTCTATAAAAGCtttcttaagaaaaataaaaaatactattttctATCCCTGTTTCAAATGCCAACTAAGCAGGCATTCTTCAAGGAACAAATAACGTCGTTCCcctcaccaccaaaaaaaaatgtacagtCAAACCAATTGATGTGCAACGTTGTCATTGTTGGAAGAAGTTTACACATTTCCTAACACATGATCAAAGGGTGGTTTTCATGAGCAGAGTGGTGTCCCATCCTTACCCTGTACAGCTACCAGAGCTGGTTGCCCAGTGTTAAGTCTTAAACTTATTTAAAGTTTAAGACAACAAGGAGGCGAACAACAAGGAGGCCCACAACACGGAGGCCCACAACAAGGAGGCCCACAACAAGGAGGCCCACAACAAGGAGGCCCACAACAAGGTACACAGCAAGGTGACTCTATCCTCACAAGACTGGTCGGTCCTATGCTGTACGTTACTTCATTCTCACAAATCCCTGGTGGTAAACAGATCTCCTTGGTGACAGTTGAATAGTTGTATTCTTTCCCTCTACAAGTCTTAAATTCTTCTTCATGTTCAGCACAAACTTTAACCTTCCCATCTTGCACTTTCACTGTAATGTCTTCTGGATCAAAACCTTTAACATCCATTAAAGCTAAAAGCTTTGGACGACTACATGCTGCCATCATTTTACAAACCCTTCTTCGAATCCTGCAATTATAACAAAGACGAGGATCAGAGTGCAACATACCAATTTAAATATTAGAATATCCTGTACAAATCTGATGTTATACATAGTTCAATACTTAGCACTAGAAGTTAATACATCTCAAATGTTGATGGAAACTAAGCTGTAGAGATTAAAAGAAATGATTCAGGATTGAACTCATCTATATTCTACTGATGTTAGCAACGACAAGGTCATTGCAATGTTAAATTACTGAAATTCTTATCAGTGTTGGCATTACTGCCATGATTATACACAAGACACAGCCACACAAATTTTGTATTGGGAAGCACCAGCTAGGAAATGCTGAAAGATTGTCAAAGGACGctaaaaaaagaattggaaaaatgtaTGACGCAAATCATGTTTCAGAATACTCTCTTTTTTGCTAGGCTGTTATTCACGCAATGCTGAGTGTGATATGAACCTATCTACTGGAGTTTGTTAATGCTAAACAAACAGCATTATAAGGTAAAATGCAAacaaaagagaatatatgtagctcagattGGCCAGTGGAGTTCTTGGTATTCCCGATATTTGTTGCTTGCTTGCAGATGCTgtcttacccaactaggtaacagcataaATGCTAGTGAGTctgaggcagggatgaaatgctcccggttcagaccggatcacacgatccagtagcgatcttggctggtagttcggagaaccggtatcaaTCGCATtgcgaggctccacccatcccTGCGCACATGCGGGCGGggcacatgcacttctgaactggtaaggaaggtaagtagatttcacccttggtctgAGGTTTGCCCTGGTTATATCCAGTAGCTTATACCACAAGTGTTGATGGAGGTACATTTGCACACTATTTGAAAAAGACAAAAAGCTAGGAAGGAATCAAAAAGATcagaacacatcctctccagcagccCACATATAGATAAGCAGGGATCGACACCATACAaataagcagaaaacaataccctaaatcAAGGCACTACTAAGGAGAAAATCACTCCACCACCAACAGGCAGGTGTTTgtgttaatatatataaataggaagcaaacctcacactcactagcactgatgttatctAGTCAGTTAATGAAACATCCGCAGCAAACAATcaagtttagagagcaccaaggactccacaggttTAGTATGATTTGTGGATTGGGTACTTTAACAGGATAAACTGGCCCTTAGTTCAGATAAAGTGAGATGTTGTTCAGAAGTATCAGGGGAATTTAGGCTAAGacagaaatctaaaaaaaaaaccccgcccTATCAACAACTACACACATATTTTGGAAAAGGCACTAATAAACCATTTTCAAATTTTGTCAAGAAAATTTCATGGAACTGTCCATGAAGTTTCCAGGAGCTGAAGAAAACTTGAagacttttaaaatctttattcgaTCACAAGTTTctcatttttcaaataaatactACACGTGGCACAATGaaattttatatctatatctactttCCATTGGACTATCCAATTATATAGTCATGTATGACCTCAAACTAATTATTTTCATCTGGTTGGTATGTGGATGTAACGTTCCTCATCAGAATGGCTTGTTAAACATACAATTGTCTGGGCTCAGACACATCACACTAAGCCATACCCACTACAACACTCTCTCTATACCAGTTGGCTTAATGCAACATGTAAACCTGGACAAAATGGTGGTATCAGATTAGAATGATCTACCTTTAAAATGTACCAGTAAATTCTGTCTTTTTCTCACTCTCAGAATGTAAATCTATTTTGAACCAAACACCAAGCAAATTTTTATAATAGATAAAATATAGTCCTAAAGATAAGAAAAGAACTTTGGCTCTGGAAGACTTAGCTATATTCAGACTGCCCAACCA comes from the Ahaetulla prasina isolate Xishuangbanna chromosome 3, ASM2864084v1, whole genome shotgun sequence genome and includes:
- the ODF1 gene encoding outer dense fiber protein 1, with amino-acid sequence MAALCHALETVRRDLKRTDREIKRRLRLLDMSCCPKFCDVQAHCCCDINLHPYCCCLLHPYPHCLCDILCCRPCRPLCLSTLERKAIRAKIEAEQELARIRRRVCKMMAACSRPKLLALMDVKGFDPEDITVKVQDGKVKVCAEHEEEFKTCRGKEYNYSTVTKEICLPPGICENEVTYSIGPTSLVRIESPCCVPCCGPPCCGPPCCGPPCCGPPCCGPPCCSPPCCLKL